Part of the Archocentrus centrarchus isolate MPI-CPG fArcCen1 chromosome 4, fArcCen1, whole genome shotgun sequence genome is shown below.
GAAACAGAAATTTGCTGCACGACTCAGATTTAACTGCAAAGTTACACAGGCACTctgcaaccttgcttttatacagtaataaaaccagaatacaaccactTGGCAAACACTTGAATCAAGTCCCGAAAGAGACGCGACGCAGACAAGTTGCACTCAATGTCGCAGACTGACTCCGATTGAGCGTAATATATGTAGTTCCTCtccatttataaattagacggCTGTTATTTGCAGACCTTAGCCAATCTgtctgttatataaataaacaagtgTTGTTGgagtttttacctttttttccaTCTTGTTAGCTTGGCCTGTCAGGTCAGACACAAAGCTGCACTATTAGAGATCTTTTTCCCCAAAACTGTTAACGTCAACACTCTGGCTAAATGTGGTGTTGTGTGTCACTAAACCCTGACAAGGTGAAAAAATGGACTAATAGAAAGTCCTTTCACTGGTGTGTTAGAGGTAACAATAACATTACACTGCAGTGCACTGATCAGTTTCATGATGAAACCTTTTCTCTTGATGCACATACCACAGAGTCTTGTCAGCATGTGGTATGTGAGGAATGACAAGAACAGAATGTTAAACCGGTATGCTGTTCAATCAGTAACACACCAGGAAAGGTATTCTTACTCGCTGCAGGGGTAAACTGTCACATTTAAGTCACACAGGAAAAGGATACCCAGACAGGGCTGTGTTTGAAACACGGATGGACGCTCCTCCATTCCACTCTCTGGGGCTGACCATCAAGGACCAGGAACAGGCCGACTGACTGTGCCTGACAGAGCAAAGGCAGGGAGAAAGTTCATCCAGTCTAGACAGGGTACCATATAATGGCAGcattacagttttgtttttttaacaactgGTCAGACACATTTTCCCAGAATTCACTTTTCCCAAACTGTCACAGTCTTCATGACAGCAGAGGAAAACTGTGTTCTCACTCGCACAAAAACTCCATTTTGTACATGATTATATGCAAGTTTGAAACACCTAAAACtacactcaccggccacttcattaggtacacccgCTCAATTGCTTGTTAATACAAATTAACAATCAGTCAATAACatagcagcaactcagtgcatttaggcatgtagacagaTCAAGATGAAGtgctgaagttttttttaaataactctgATTTGAGTGTTACAGCTGTTGTTGCCAGACGGGCAGGTCTGAGTATTTTAGCAGCTGACGGCCTGCTGGGAATTTCCTGCAAAACCATCTCTAGAGCTtatagagaatggtctgaaaaagagaaaatccagACAGATTCAAGCTGATACAAAGGCAGCACTAATTCAAATacccactcattacaaccaaagtgtgcacaaaacatcaaaccctgaaaaagatggactgcagcagcagaagaccccACTGGGTGCCACTCTGGTCAGCTAGGAAAATGAGATTACAATTCACAGAGGCTTACCAAGATTGAAAAACAtcgcctggtctgatgagtgtcgatttctgctgcaacactcAAATGACAGGGtcaaatttggcataaacaacatgaaagcccACTTCGGGCCCCTTAGTAcaaaatgagcatttttttaaacaccacaggctacctgagtattgttgctgaccatgttcgTCCCATTATGTCCACAGTGTAGCCATCCTTtggtggctgcttccagcaggataacacaccatgtctcaaagctcaaatcacctcaaactggtttcttggacATGACAGCGAGTTCACTGCACacaaacggcctccacagtaaCCAGATCAATAGAACCTTTGAGATGTgatggaacgggagattcaaaTGTAGCTAACAAATCTGCAGGAACTGCGCGATGCTATgatatcaatatggaccaaaatctctgagggatgtttccagcaccttcttgaatctatgccataaaGAATTAAGGCCGTTCTTAAGGCAGAAGTGGGTCCAGCCAAATATTAACAAGGTGTAGCTAATGAAGCAGACGCTGAGTACATATTCATACTCTTACACATTACAATTCTATTGCAAATTATTAGACCATAATCATTCTAAAATGACAATTTAAAAAGACTTGCGTGAAACAAATGTAGAAGccacatttaattttaatagcacagtgAAATCCTAAAATGCCACAGCATTTATTTAGGTCACTGAGCTCAGTGACAGATTTACTTTTACATTAACTGAATATTAAAGAATAACTCATCCTGAGTTCCATTAGAGCATTTTCTAAGTGAAGAATAACTGAAGATACTGACATTGACAGGCCTGGAGAAGGCCACAGCCACTCTCTCCTCATCGcgactcacatacacacagcttATCATCTCTTCACGCTCCGCTGTTAAAAAGATAAAGAACCTATGTTTGACAAAGCATAACAAATATCTGCATGCACAGCAAAGCTGGAATATACCCTCACACATACTCATAGACACTATGACCAACAGACATACCTCTGCCTAACAGCCAGCGATAGTAGAACCAAGCGCTCTGGTCATTAGGGTCAGTGAAGAATGCATTCTGTACAAGCTCAtattctgaaaataatcattgcAGTTTCATGATAAATGTGCTGAATTAAATATCAGATTTCATTTGCAAAAtacaactttttactttgagTTTATAAAGACTTAGACTGCCCCCTATCAGTTGCCACTGGGTACTGTGCTTTACCTTTTAGAAGCTGCTCTTCACAGACTCGATGGGAGTGGGTTTGAGGGGAAGGTGGAGGGGAGGACTGGAGAGGCTGGCGGCATGGTGAGGGGGGCTCGGGAGACTCTGGGTGAAGAAGTGGCAATAGGGTGCTACGGTAGTGCCAGCTGGAGTAGTTGGAAAAATTGGAGCCAATAAGACGATCAGTAAACGCCAATTCCTGATCCACAGGCACGCCAGACATCTTTACAACCATCCGTCGATAATCCCAACAATGGACTGTTCAAGACAGAGAAGAGGACATTCCAGCTCAAATGGGTAAAAATTATGCCTTGTAAAACAAGGtttagatatatatattttttaaatgcattattatCCATATACACTTACAGTTGCGGTCATCTAGGCTCAAGCAGCGATCACACAGGCTCAGCTCTCTGGCCCAGACTGGTCGAGGCAGACGGGCGGAGACCCAACCCCGGTGGTGCCAGCTGCCATAAGACTTTGGGTTCACCTTCAGGCAAGCCTCAATAAATGACAGCTCAGCCTCATAAATCTTCTGCACTTCATCCTCATCTCTGCAGAGGACATCAAGAAACAGAACCATTATTCATCTGTAAAACTTCAAATTATTTACCATAAAAAAACCAGGGTTCAACTATGAATCTATAAGTGCTAACTTCACAGTCTCCAGGTGCATTAAGATTTCTCTTCTGTAGTTCCACAAAGTTGCAAAGTCAGGATTGGAGGATAGAAGCTGCTGGGTCAGCTGGAGAGCCTCGTCATCCCAAAcaccctctttcctctgccaAACAGGAGAAAGTGAGGAGGGTGAAATAAATAGAGTGAAAAGCAGGCTGAGAGAAACATAAGGCATTGTTAActgttaaatacacacacagctcaGCTAAAGATACATTTTACACATAGATATAACATTAAGTTTAAATACTGGGAATTACTTGTCATTCACAACTGTTAAATTACAACTATAtttgaaaaagattttaaaCAGAATGAAGCTGGAAGGCTGGAAGAGTGTAAGACGGGGCTCGTATCCAAATGTGGgtaaaaatgtgatttcttttttggtttttctttgttttgttctgacCAACCACCTATCCTATAGAAGCTGGAGCCAcaggatagctttttttttctgccatccactcgaaagaaaacaaatcaaaattttaGATTATCTCAAAATCaacttaataactcaaaatttctcAAAGTAATTTCCTCAATTTTGAATTCTTTTCTCAGGAGATTGACTTAGTAAGTAGAAATTTTGAGTTATAGATGGcaaattttttgtgtgtggcagaaacaagcttccatagttaTCCCACATGATGATATGGCCAATGAAAATGTATCCACAATAcactttttgaagtttttttaagttttcccCAGTGTATTATccaaaagcagacaaaaaaaatcccaagtATCAATGCTTTTTCTGTTACTCTATCCCAAAGACATGCTCCACTATTGCTATTAAAACATTAGGCACAATATAAATTTCCAAAGAAAACCTTAGAAAAACAGGCATCCCGTGCAGCCACGTATATCTTGAGCTTCTTCTCCCgctcctttcttttctcctcctcctgctgggcTGTAGTTTTAATCTTCACTCGGCCATGCTGTCAAAAAGCCAAAAGAAATGCATGTACACTGGGTGCAGTTTATCCTGCTGGCAAAATGTAAGTATGAATAATTGATCTACTGTAATTACACTGCAGCCATGCACAAAAAATTAGAATTTGGCAAGTAACAGCAAAGAAAGTGGGTCATCTCTTACCATCGTTGCTGTTTGTGAAGGAGGCTTCTTTAAAATCTGTTTGCATTGGCatatggggggtgggggggggtgacagTCATGGTTAGGCCTGAGTAACGTTCACATGACATACAAGCACAAAGTGCTAACAGACTGACACAGAAGTCACGACAAGTTACCGTTATGAGCTCTTAGTATTCAGGCATACAGTCCTCAGAAATACCAAAACAGTGAATACAACTATCACTGAGTGTAAAGTTAGCATGCTAATTAGCTCCGCTGTGGGCTGGGCTCATTCACAGTTCAATGAAACCAGCACAAATTAACCACAACCAGCAGCATAGCACACATTTTCATTACGGCTGCACACTGAACGAACCATCATTTATCCCATTGAACACATACCTGCTTTTTCACTTGGCGCTGTTGGTGATTTTTAAGAGTACAGCTTGATTTGTTATGTCACCATCAGGAGTGCTAACGACTACAATTTTTTCACTTCCGTCTCATGATTACCACGTCACTGAgaggttctctttttttttttcaggcgcGGTGCTTTGGTTGGCCTCTAGTGGCGAAAACGGCCCACAGCAGAAGAGCTACAGAAGTCAGATATGCAGTGACACTGATAATTAGTTTTCAGTGCGAGTTGTGGTTAAGGTGTAAAGTTTCATAACAACCTCAAAGGAGACAGAAATTAGATGAAAGGgacatttcaattcagttcaattcaaatcaggtttatttatatagcatcaattCACGTCAACAGTCACCTTGAGACACTGTATACCGCAAAGTAATGACCCTACAATACTGGAGAAAAGGCCAACATTCAAgcggccccctatgagcaagcactttgcaacagtgggaaagcttcttttaaaaggaagaaatgtCCCTCAGGTAGGGGCAGCAATCTACCGGTTGggagtgaggggaaagagaggggaaaaaagagaaatgaaagaagAGAACATAGACCGGACAAAGGACAAACTGctggagagagaaaacaaaatttaatgaCATGCTGCAGTGGTTTTCAAACActgtgtggtgtttaaatgatccTCAATTGGTATtaagaggcccaaagtgtgccaagaaaatattccccataGCTttataccaccaccaccagcctgaaccactgatacaaggcaagaTGGATCCACGGTTTCATGATCTGACTCTGCCATTCAAATGTCTCAGCAGAAATCAaggctcatcagaccaggcaacatttttctcaATCTTCTATTATCCAATTTTGTTGAGGctgctcttagctgacaggagtggaacCCGGAGTGGtcttctgcttctgcttctaGGGTCGACATGTtgcacattcagagatgctcttcttcttctaccactgccttcctatcagcttgaacaAGTCtcatcattctcctctgacttctggcaTCAACTGCCTCTGACTGAatagtttctctctttttgaccattctttgtAAACCATAGAGATGGTTGTGAGGGGAAATCCCCAtacatcagcagtttctgaaatacttagaCCACCCCGTCAGGCACCCACAGCCGTGGGTTTCTtcaccattctgatgctcattttgaacagcaggtcatcttaatcatgtctacatgcctacaTGCATTGCgttactgccatgtgattggctgaatcAATATTTGCATTGATGAGCAGTATACGTAATAAAGTGGCCAATGAGCATATATTCAGCATAGGAATGTCTTgctcacaatttaaaaacaactttaaaagaCCCCTTATCAAAATTTCTCAGTGCATCTGATTGAACTTACTTTCAACAGTGAGCGAGCACATGGCATGgcagcaccaccaccatcagcGTGTGTGAGTGGGTGAATGTGAAACATACTAAAAAGCACTTTGTAAAACCTAGCTAAGGTCAAAAGGTTCTTCATAAGTGCAGACTATTTTATTTACGCAGtagaaaatttacattttaaaaacttaaCAGAACATTTCTCATGATACTGGGAGCGGAGAGTCTCTTCAAATAGAAAGGTCAATGCAATGCCTCTTGCATTATTTATAAGAAACCAACCCTGAATATGACCCTTTTTAAATGTAGGACCAGAAACAAGTTTTATATAAAGTTGCTCCAAATTATACCTGGcctgagataaaaaaaaaaaaaatatatatatatatatatatatatatatatatatatatatatatatatatactgcatGTGAGAGGATCCACTCTGTCACAGCAATGCTGTAGACACAGCACACACTGAGGCATTTATGATCATTTCTGGGGACTTTAATCAGGCTACTTTGAACTctactttggctgctttttaccAGGTTGTGTCCAACAAGGAACAACAGGACAAATGACTTGCTGTATAATAATGTGAGGGATGCATACAGAGTCACATGCCTCCCCCCATTAGGGAAGTCTAACCACAACCTGGTTTACTTACAGCCACAGTACACCCCCCTGGTTCAAAGGCAGACTGTAACAGAGGGTTCCATCAGGAGGTGGTCCCCTGAAATGGAAAATGCCCTCAGAGACTGCTACAACACCACAGACTGGGAGGTGCTGCTGAGCCCACACTGTGAGGACATAGAGGGGATGGCACACTGTCTAACAGATTATCTCAACTTCTGAGCAGACATCGTCTTCCCCACCAAGACTGTACGGTGTTACCCTAATAATAAGCCATGGGTAACACAGGAAGTCAAAGCTGTCCTCAACAGGAAGAAGGCCGCCTTCAACTGAACAactttttttaaccagtttaaTCAGCACccctgccctcctcctcctcctccagcactACAAAACAATCTCCTCCTCCAAGCATTACTGTAGACCAGGTCAGGGTTCAGCTGAGGAAGCTTCATCCCAGGAAAGTAGCAGGCCCGGACAATGCATGCCCCCGATTGCTGAAGACCTGCGCTGCTGAACTGGGTGAACCACTTCAATGCATCTTCAACCTCAGTCTGCAACTGGGGAGAGTGCCCACCCTCTGGAAGACATCCTGCATCGTTCCAGTACTGAAGAGGGACCAGCCTAGTGAGCAGAATGACTTCCAATGTGAGGTGGCACTCACCTCACATCTAATGAAGACGTTGGAGCGGctcttcctcagcctcctcagaccCCAGGTGCAACACGCCCAAGACCATCTGCAATTCGCATACCGGGCAGGTGTTGGTGTGAAGGGTGGCATCCTCTACCTGCTGCACTGAGCACACTCTCATCTGGATAAGGGAAGTGGTACGGTGAGGATCCTCTTCTTGGATTTTTCAaatgccttcaacaccatccagcccgTTATGCTTCGGGGTAAATTGAAAAGGATGATAGTGGACTCATGTCTGGTCACTTGGATTTCCAGCTACCTCAATTACAGAAAATCATGTCTGACACTGTGGTTAGCAATACTGGAGCACCCCAGGGGACGGTCctgtacactgcagacttctgctACAACTCTGAGCTGTGTCACATCCAGAAGTTTGCTGATGGGGCAGAACATCCAGGAAGGGCACATCTAGGTTGGACAAACTGATCAGGCGGGCCGGCTCTGTGGTCGGCATGAAACTGGACTTTCTGGTGACGGTGGCAGACAAGAGGACTACGGACAAACTACTGGACATTATGGATGATGCCAGTCACCCTGTGCACACTGTCATCAGCAACCAGAGGAGCctgttcagtgacagactgctgcttcCCATGTGTGGGACTAACAGACTGACCACCAAACCACAACACAACATAAAGAAATacttgtctgttttattatttatttgtttatccaTAAGTTTCTTTattgtgatttctgctgtgtttgtgtgcctgtgttaCCTGTAAAAGCTGCTACTGGAATTTTAATTCCCCTGAtggaatctaatctaatctaatctaattgcTTTACAGGGAATATATTGTATATGttatacattaaaataaaaatgaaatatgcaCTTAACAAGACAAACCATACAGTAAGTCTCTCTCTAAAACTATTAATGTTCCTGTTTGATATGACACCataaaaagtttttaactgcATCTCAGAGAAGCTTGAGTCTGTGAGGGTTAATAGCATCTCTTGTACCATCTTCATAATGTGGCTCCTTGGGAAAAACACGCCAAGAAATATCATAAGTGTTTCACATGAAGGTGTACTTTTCTAATTTAACCAAATTAATTAGGCTGTGGTTCCCCTGGGTTATTAGCAGTTCCTCATCACCATAAAGGCTGTTAACATAAATTAAATGTGCGGCATATGAAATTACATTCTACAAAATACatataagaaaacacaaatagcTTTTTGGCTGCATGCAAAGGGAATTGGCTTtcaattataattataattttccATCTAGGGCttgaattttttaatttcagagtGGAATTGCTGGTGTTCACAATTTAATCAATTCCTGCAGAACTGGTGCTTATATTGTGTAAACGTGTACACCATTACCTCTAATAATGTTTAGGTCTTTGTTTGCACTGGTGTAGATCAGCTGGCTAGAAGTGCCATAGAGGTGAACTTATATCCAACCTGGACAACGCCTAGCATGGTCTTTCTCTCTGCAAGACTATGAGCTCTCAGGAACTCTCACTGGTGCAAGTATGTAGGCTTCAAGGCATGTATAGAGGTGGATGGGTAGCTGTTCAACTTCCTACGCCTTTGGTTATGCTAACACGTTTATCAGTAGATCAATCCTGATGTGTTTTGCCTTGGGTTtagttgtcaaaaaaaaaaagtattggaGATTTTGCCTCATTTATATTTTCTGACTGGCCACAGGGCTGCTGAAGAGGAGAAGTCAATAAAATAGCTTCTACTAAATGAAATCAtgtatgaaaaacaaatgatgcaaCTCATAAAATTTCTTCTGAAATAATGAGCTGGGCCATGGAGAAGATGAAGAAATGATCAAAAATGGTGGTTCTCAGTATAATAGCAACAGCTGTTCCTCTGGAACACCTTACCCCAAAGATTTGAGGCATGAAGCACTTTGGGGTTAACTTATGCTCAGAAGCATCTCAAGCAGTGTCAGCTCCTTACCCAGATTCATACACATGGCCCAGGGATCAAACTAAGCCCTCAGTTCTCCAGCTTAAAAACCAAAGCTGCCCCTAAGTTCAAGATGTATTTGGACTAATGCTGAAAACTAGCTCCTAACCATCCACAGTGGTTACATATTCtctttttgtgcattttagAATGTCCTTCTAAATGCAGTAATGTGTAGTCTTTTGATTCTTTTTACACAGGAATTTCAGTGTCTCAGTCAGCTGGTTCGCCTCATTTGTTTTGACGTGATCTGTAGATGACCAACTAAGAACTCTGTCACAGTTGCTGGCTGGTTTTGCTGCCGTCTCTGAAGGACTCACCAGTAGATGGTATTGGACGGTCTCCTTTcagtgaaacacacaaacacagattttGGTTGAGTTTGTCCACAGTAGTATTGTgaaagctgaaactgattacaTAATTTACACTCAAGGAGCAAAAGGTCCACACTTTTTAAAGAATCGGAGAATCTTCTAAAGCCCTTGCCTAGTTTTTCAATTTCTTGGGTgatttttgcatctttttcctccttttcctccctcttcctctgacCAGTAGCCCTGGTTTTGAGTTTGGTCATGTCACTATGGCAATGGCCATCAAAGCGTATGATTATAATCATACTATACCAATAATATACAGTAATAATATATTTACATCATGTTACAGTGACTGATTTGTCAGGGTTGTCAATTATTATGTTTGTCAAGTCAAAGATCAAGCAGATTTGGGATGATAATACTGTAATTAATACATTATTATCCCTCTCAAAGACACAGTGGCACTGCTAGACTATCGAAAAGGCCAGTTTACTTATCTCGCCACCCCACACCTACCCACAGTCTCACTCCAAGTGAAATTCAACAGTTAGCAACCCTGAATTTGTTCTCCTCAGAGCTTAATACTCACTAAGTGACTTGGATTTTGTGCTTGTCACACCTTCCCTGATGTCAGTTTGCAGGTTTTCAGTGAAGCCCATCATCAGCTCCAGCTCTCTCCTCCTGTACTCCCACGACAGTCTTTACTTCAGCACATGTGTTAGCTGCCTCTTCTTGAACATTTCTCAATTCTCAGGTCACTGAAGTTGGGGCGGAAGAGCTGGCTGCTGTTTCCTGCCACCATTTCTTTGATCTTTTCAGACAGCTCTGTAACCTGGTTCATATCAGTTTTCTTCAAATTGCTCATGGCATGGTACCTGTTCTCATAGGTACCATGCCATGAGCAATTTGAAGAAAACTGATATGAACCAGGTTACAGAGCCTGTCTACCAACCACCTCAAGCCATTATGCTTCCTTATAGTGTGCTCCTCCaaagattcagttcaattcaattcaattatacagtgccaaatcaGAACAGCTGCCCcaagacactttatattgtaagctaaagaccctacaataatacagagaaaaccccaacaatcagatgatcccctatgaacaagcatttggtgacagcgAGAAGGAAAATCTccgttttaacaggaagaaacctttggcagaaccaggctcagggaggagcagccatctgccgtgactggCTGTAGGTGAGGGgatggagacaggacaaaagagatTTATCTGCTAGTGTGTCTGCACATGTGAACAGAACCACTGCGTGTTTCCACACAGTCTCAGTGATTTTtatgcagcagctctgtgatttgtgtatCATCActtgcattttattattaacTACAGAAAAATTGTTTCCGCATTGTTCAGGTAGAGAC
Proteins encoded:
- the rabggta gene encoding geranylgeranyl transferase type-2 subunit alpha: MHGRVKIKTTAQQEEEKRKEREKKLKIYVAARDACFSKRKEGVWDDEALQLTQQLLSSNPDFATLWNYRREILMHLETVKDEDEVQKIYEAELSFIEACLKVNPKSYGSWHHRGWVSARLPRPVWARELSLCDRCLSLDDRNFHCWDYRRMVVKMSGVPVDQELAFTDRLIGSNFSNYSSWHYRSTLLPLLHPESPEPPSPCRQPLQSSPPPSPQTHSHRVCEEQLLKEYELVQNAFFTDPNDQSAWFYYRWLLGRAEREEMISCVYVSRDEERVAVAFSRPVNAQSVGLFLVLDGQPQRVEWRSVHPCFKHSPVWICNLPPGTISDITNEHNLTVHWTEKHTHRDCALYTGRTESWCRDSATDQELFRSELSVEKTSVLQSELQSVKQLQELEPLNKWCLLTIILLMRALDPLGYEQEMLALFKTLKEVDSMRSAYYSDLCSKFMIENTILKMEYAEVRVFSISDKNLTTLCHLDQLLLVTHINLSSNHLQQLPPQFAMLQCLEVLEADNNAIENLEGVYQLPKLEEVLLKNNKISTLADLQPLASCPTLKRLDLRGNPVTQMANVESELAELLPSVTDLLL